The following coding sequences lie in one Flavobacterium cyclinae genomic window:
- a CDS encoding M43 family zinc metalloprotease translates to MKKTYLLLFLFITVLAKAQIEQKRQLKLTEHNKESVRRFGVIRCLSTEADSLSRIKHPERGSINDFEEWLAPKITEYKRQVANGTLSRATVLTIPVVVHVIHDGDAVGTGENISDAQVLSQIRVLNEDFRRMLGTPGYNTSPVGADIEIEFCMAQTDPNGAATNGIDRVNTGVASYTSMAATDAMKTTTIWDPTQYLNMWSVRFGGGMAGTLGYAQFPDNSGLAGLSASGGAANTDGVVSSFDAFGSQAYAAGSYNPTYNLGRTMTHEVGHWVGLRHIWGDGNCSVDDFCADTPGSDAANFGCPNTNSCVDAAPDPRDMVENYMDYTDDACMNIFTEDQKTRIRTVFTVSPRRMELASSTKCQPPAPIIGFNLDETLINEGTDCGYQDVVLSVGIQKAPSANATVSFTTSGSATLGLDFDIFPSSVVFSAGSTASQNVTVRIYNDGVVESTENILIGLSLSTTGDAIITTGTLKDHLITINDDDYAPSPSVVVDIINADFNSGANGFTSTGNAGSDLFLLGNTASASSTFWNVQNTNTTQFAFTNDDRCNCNKNNDMLISPVFSLVGYSNATLTFDHAFADVAAAEVGEVRISVNGGTTWTTILNLTNTSTTTGSGIYFTPWVNGNTIDLAPYLGQANVRIAFRYRDGGGWNYGMAVDNVRVFSSTVAVIQEAVNSTNKDNGLLRNNETVNWYDPATNNVMGTIQNASTFDYGCTTVEVDRSQVSLGAATWPFIDAIISNHLLAKTFYVNPTNDNATGNYTVSFYYTNAEVTAWESATGRSRTELHVIKVVDNSISLVNDTNFSSYTIEEIPVTISAFGSDVIFQATFTTNLRGGYAIGPKSQINCGDITTTWNGTTWSNGSPNKQIAVIVDGNYDTNLNGNFECCSLAVNSGVNFDIKSNNYILVVNEVTNNGNFTISNNGSLIQENDLAVNTGNISYERIASVKLQDYVYWSSPISGFDVHNISPLTPSNFYWTWNPTIVNSNSGQGDWVNASSTMNPGVGYIVRAPNGFSNSVNQNWVVNFNGGVPNNGVFTPSISRGNNVNSGLTTPSGVTLADTDDNWNLIGNPYPSSIGIDAFLTANTDIDGFVRLWTHNSLPNAVNTGSFYGNFNSNYSASDYITINGAGATSGPGTLSVIGGGQSFFVLMNPGLATSSTVLFNNSMRDKLFSNSQFYRATEGVENHRFWLDLVSGTETSRTLISYNEMATNGRDRMYDAITNYRNLQTIYTLLENEPMVIQGKALPFLDDDSIELGVKIPSNGQFTIAIGALDGLFVNQNIYLKDKLNNVIHDLKTSPYSFYADAGIVNNRFEIIYKNDVLGNEDFINSSVSIYVDSNIINVTTKDEIQEVLVFDVLGRKLYENKSIANLSFALPLLNSSNQALVVKVKLKNGQVYTQKIIL, encoded by the coding sequence ATGAAAAAAACTTACCTATTATTATTTTTATTTATTACTGTATTAGCCAAAGCCCAAATCGAACAAAAAAGACAATTAAAACTAACAGAACACAATAAAGAATCTGTTAGACGATTTGGAGTAATACGATGTTTATCAACTGAAGCCGATTCTCTTAGTAGAATCAAACACCCCGAGCGAGGATCCATTAACGACTTTGAAGAATGGTTAGCTCCAAAAATTACCGAATATAAACGTCAAGTTGCAAATGGTACTCTTAGTAGAGCAACTGTTTTAACAATTCCTGTTGTAGTTCACGTTATCCATGATGGAGATGCAGTAGGTACTGGTGAGAATATTAGCGATGCTCAAGTACTTTCTCAAATTAGAGTGTTAAACGAAGATTTTAGACGTATGTTAGGTACGCCTGGATATAATACAAGTCCAGTGGGTGCTGATATAGAAATCGAATTTTGTATGGCACAAACCGATCCTAATGGTGCGGCTACAAATGGTATAGATCGCGTTAATACCGGTGTTGCTAGTTATACTTCAATGGCTGCAACTGATGCTATGAAAACTACTACTATTTGGGATCCGACACAATATTTAAATATGTGGTCGGTTCGTTTTGGTGGAGGTATGGCAGGAACTCTAGGTTATGCTCAATTCCCAGACAACTCTGGATTAGCTGGATTGTCAGCTAGTGGAGGTGCTGCAAACACAGATGGAGTAGTTTCTTCATTTGATGCCTTTGGTTCACAAGCATATGCCGCAGGTTCTTATAATCCTACTTATAATTTAGGTAGAACAATGACACATGAAGTTGGTCATTGGGTAGGATTACGTCATATATGGGGAGATGGAAACTGTAGCGTAGATGATTTTTGTGCTGATACCCCAGGTTCAGATGCTGCTAATTTTGGTTGCCCAAATACAAACAGTTGTGTTGATGCTGCACCTGATCCAAGAGATATGGTTGAAAACTATATGGATTATACAGATGATGCTTGTATGAACATTTTTACCGAAGATCAAAAAACAAGAATTCGAACTGTTTTTACTGTTTCACCAAGAAGAATGGAATTGGCAAGTTCAACTAAATGTCAGCCGCCAGCTCCTATTATTGGATTCAACTTAGACGAAACATTAATTAATGAAGGTACAGATTGCGGTTATCAAGATGTTGTATTATCAGTAGGAATTCAAAAAGCACCTTCGGCAAATGCAACAGTTTCTTTTACCACATCTGGTAGCGCAACTCTTGGTTTGGATTTTGATATTTTCCCATCATCTGTTGTTTTTTCTGCAGGCTCAACCGCTTCTCAAAATGTAACAGTTAGAATTTACAATGATGGTGTTGTAGAGTCAACCGAAAATATTTTAATTGGATTATCTCTTTCTACTACTGGTGATGCAATAATCACAACAGGCACTTTAAAAGATCATTTAATTACAATTAATGATGATGATTATGCACCTTCACCATCAGTTGTTGTTGACATTATTAATGCCGATTTTAATTCTGGTGCAAATGGATTTACATCAACAGGTAATGCAGGTTCTGATTTATTTTTATTAGGAAATACAGCTTCAGCATCTAGTACATTTTGGAATGTTCAAAATACAAATACAACTCAGTTTGCATTTACTAATGATGATAGATGTAATTGTAATAAGAACAATGATATGTTGATTTCTCCAGTATTTAGTCTTGTTGGATACTCTAATGCTACCTTAACATTTGATCATGCTTTTGCAGATGTTGCTGCAGCTGAAGTTGGAGAAGTTCGTATTTCAGTAAATGGAGGAACTACTTGGACAACAATTCTTAATTTGACTAATACAAGCACTACAACAGGTAGCGGAATCTATTTCACCCCATGGGTAAATGGAAACACAATAGACTTAGCGCCTTATTTAGGACAAGCAAATGTTAGAATTGCTTTTCGTTATAGAGATGGAGGAGGATGGAATTATGGTATGGCAGTTGATAATGTAAGAGTGTTTTCGAGCACTGTTGCGGTAATTCAGGAAGCAGTAAATAGCACCAATAAAGATAATGGTCTTTTGAGAAATAATGAAACAGTAAATTGGTATGATCCAGCAACAAATAATGTGATGGGTACTATTCAAAATGCATCAACTTTTGATTATGGATGTACTACTGTAGAAGTAGATAGAAGTCAAGTTTCATTAGGAGCAGCAACGTGGCCTTTTATTGATGCAATTATTTCAAATCATCTTTTGGCAAAAACTTTTTATGTTAATCCTACAAATGATAATGCTACTGGAAACTATACAGTTTCATTTTATTATACTAATGCAGAAGTTACAGCATGGGAATCAGCAACAGGTAGATCAAGAACTGAATTACACGTAATAAAAGTTGTTGACAATTCAATTAGTTTAGTAAATGATACTAATTTTAGTAGTTACACTATTGAGGAAATACCAGTAACAATATCAGCTTTTGGTTCTGATGTAATTTTTCAAGCTACATTTACTACAAATTTAAGAGGAGGTTACGCTATAGGGCCTAAATCACAAATAAATTGTGGGGATATTACAACTACATGGAACGGTACAACTTGGTCTAATGGAAGCCCTAATAAACAAATTGCTGTTATTGTAGATGGAAATTATGATACCAATTTGAATGGTAATTTTGAATGTTGCAGTTTAGCGGTAAATTCAGGTGTAAATTTCGATATCAAATCAAACAACTATATTTTAGTAGTTAATGAGGTAACCAATAATGGAAATTTTACTATTTCAAACAATGGTTCGTTAATACAAGAAAATGATTTAGCTGTTAACACAGGAAATATTTCTTATGAACGAATTGCTTCTGTAAAATTACAAGATTATGTGTATTGGTCTTCACCAATTTCAGGTTTTGATGTACATAATATTTCACCATTAACACCTTCAAATTTTTATTGGACATGGAATCCAACAATAGTGAATTCAAATTCTGGACAAGGAGATTGGGTTAACGCATCTTCAACTATGAATCCGGGTGTGGGTTACATTGTAAGAGCTCCAAATGGATTTAGTAATTCGGTTAATCAAAATTGGGTTGTTAATTTTAATGGAGGAGTTCCTAACAACGGAGTGTTTACTCCTTCAATTTCTAGAGGTAATAATGTGAATTCAGGTTTAACAACACCTAGCGGCGTAACTCTAGCTGATACAGATGATAATTGGAATTTAATTGGTAATCCATATCCATCTTCAATTGGAATAGATGCATTTTTAACTGCAAATACAGATATTGATGGTTTTGTTCGTTTATGGACTCATAATTCATTGCCTAATGCAGTAAATACGGGTTCTTTTTATGGTAATTTTAATTCTAATTATTCCGCATCAGATTACATAACTATAAATGGAGCAGGTGCAACGAGTGGTCCTGGTACATTAAGTGTTATTGGTGGTGGACAATCGTTCTTTGTGCTAATGAATCCAGGTTTAGCAACTAGTAGTACTGTACTGTTTAATAATTCTATGAGAGATAAATTGTTTTCAAATAGTCAGTTTTACAGAGCTACTGAAGGTGTTGAAAATCATAGATTTTGGTTAGATCTTGTAAGTGGTACAGAAACTTCAAGAACGTTAATTTCCTATAACGAAATGGCAACAAACGGAAGAGATAGAATGTATGACGCCATTACAAATTATAGAAATTTACAAACAATTTATACTTTATTAGAAAACGAACCTATGGTAATTCAAGGTAAAGCGCTACCATTTTTAGATGACGACTCCATCGAATTGGGAGTTAAAATTCCATCAAATGGTCAGTTTACCATTGCAATTGGTGCTTTAGATGGTTTATTTGTGAATCAAAATATTTATTTAAAAGATAAATTAAATAATGTTATTCATGATTTAAAAACTTCACCATATAGTTTTTATGCAGATGCTGGAATTGTAAATAACAGATTTGAAATTATTTACAAGAATGATGTTTTAGGCAATGAAGACTTTATTAATTCATCCGTTTCAATTTATGTAGACTCAAATATTATTAATGTTACTACAAAGGATGAAATTCAAGAAGTATTAGTATTTGATGTATTGGGACGAAAATTATATGAAAATAAATCAATTGCAAATTTAAGTTTTGCTTTGCCATTATTAAATTCAAGCAATCAAGCTTTGGTTGTGAAAGTAAAATTGAAAAATGGTCAAGTTTATACTCAAAAAATCATTTTATAG
- a CDS encoding Na(+)-translocating NADH-quinone reductase subunit F, translated as MEALSKQDLHHLAMNHVGKELEKQGFEFISINSQLKRHPQFICVDKPTNTLHFVMVQAVTYPDNPTEYDVVFMETFIKHAKEKKAKVLFAGVGFANAEDFEKPILKNQDYILNYEGIKEIL; from the coding sequence ATGGAAGCATTATCAAAACAAGACTTACATCATTTGGCTATGAATCACGTAGGAAAAGAACTCGAAAAACAAGGTTTTGAGTTTATTTCTATTAACAGCCAATTGAAAAGACATCCCCAATTTATTTGTGTAGATAAACCTACAAATACCTTGCATTTTGTAATGGTTCAAGCCGTAACTTATCCCGATAATCCCACTGAATATGATGTTGTTTTTATGGAAACATTCATCAAGCATGCTAAAGAAAAGAAAGCGAAAGTTTTATTTGCAGGAGTAGGTTTTGCTAATGCAGAAGATTTCGAAAAACCGATTTTAAAAAATCAAGATTATATATTAAATTATGAAGGAATTAAAGAGATTTTGTAG
- a CDS encoding FAD:protein FMN transferase: MKELKRFCSFFIVLVLFISCDKTTDFYTIQGEAQGSTYSIKYISTEEKVTKNQIDSLLTAFDLSLSTYRSDSKISKINAGDSTVVIDDFFIETFQLSNQIYNETNGFFDPTIGVLVNAYGFGPNKKHQDLTPKQVDSLLQFVGFDKIKLNENKTISKKYNEMFIDFNAIAQGYSVDVVVNYLMSKGIENAIVEIGGELFALGKNTINNKNWVVGIDDPLQKPEERTLIAKVNLENLGMATSGNYRKVMIDEKTGEKFVHIINPKTGLAQKNNVLSATVLSKSSGLSDGYATAFMLMSLEESKLFLQKHPELYVMLLYSDSNHKMQQFITENFKQLIKE; encoded by the coding sequence ATGAAGGAATTAAAGAGATTTTGTAGCTTTTTTATTGTCCTAGTATTATTTATTTCATGTGATAAAACAACTGATTTTTATACCATTCAAGGTGAAGCACAAGGAAGTACGTATTCTATAAAATACATTTCAACAGAAGAAAAAGTTACTAAAAATCAAATTGATTCTTTGTTAACGGCTTTCGATTTATCACTTTCTACGTATCGATCAGATTCTAAAATTTCCAAAATAAATGCGGGTGATTCTACTGTTGTAATTGATGATTTTTTTATAGAAACATTCCAACTTTCGAATCAAATTTATAATGAAACCAATGGTTTTTTTGATCCTACTATTGGTGTTTTAGTCAATGCTTATGGCTTTGGTCCAAATAAAAAGCATCAAGATTTAACTCCTAAACAAGTAGATAGTTTATTGCAATTTGTAGGTTTTGATAAGATTAAATTAAATGAAAATAAAACTATATCAAAGAAATACAATGAGATGTTTATTGATTTTAATGCAATTGCGCAAGGTTATTCAGTTGATGTAGTGGTCAACTATTTAATGTCAAAAGGGATTGAAAATGCAATAGTAGAAATTGGAGGTGAATTATTCGCTTTAGGTAAAAATACGATTAATAATAAAAATTGGGTAGTAGGAATTGATGATCCATTACAAAAACCAGAAGAGCGTACCTTAATTGCTAAAGTGAATTTAGAGAATCTTGGAATGGCAACATCTGGAAATTATCGAAAAGTTATGATTGATGAAAAAACAGGAGAGAAATTCGTTCACATTATTAATCCTAAAACAGGTTTAGCGCAAAAAAATAATGTGTTAAGTGCGACTGTTTTATCTAAATCTTCAGGCTTATCAGATGGATATGCAACAGCATTTATGTTAATGAGTTTAGAAGAAAGTAAGTTGTTTCTTCAAAAACATCCAGAATTATATGTAATGCTCTTGTATTCTGATTCAAATCATAAAATGCAACAATTTATTACAGAAAATTTCAAACAATTGATTAAAGAATAA